The following are encoded in a window of Nibricoccus aquaticus genomic DNA:
- a CDS encoding iron-containing alcohol dehydrogenase, whose protein sequence is MTPALHSPPATITLRQPPRIGFGPGCALECTAELTARGARRILIVLSASARKAAAPVLDALHAQSFELILREGVPPEPTVGDLEKLQSSLAASSETFDAVLGIGGGSVLDVAKLLAALHGQPGSVRTYFGMHLLPPRRVPLICLPSTSGAGSEVSPNAILYDEDAKLKKAVISQWLVPDAAFVDPQLTVTLPPATTAATGIDALSHCLEAYANRAAHPTVDLYALEGIRLLSTSLKKAVRHGADLDARAACALGSLYGGLCLGPVNTAAVHALSYPLGSEFRLAHGLANALLLPHVVRFNLPAAPARYAAIARALGVSAPAGTADETVAALGVEKLFSLNAACGLPSRLSAVGVPSDAIPRMAVDALKITRLLKNNPREVTLADAETIYRAAF, encoded by the coding sequence GTGACACCCGCGCTGCACAGCCCACCTGCCACCATCACCCTGCGCCAGCCACCGCGCATCGGTTTCGGTCCCGGCTGCGCGCTCGAATGCACCGCCGAGCTCACCGCCCGCGGCGCCCGTCGCATCCTCATCGTCCTCTCCGCCTCCGCCCGCAAAGCCGCCGCCCCGGTCCTCGACGCCCTTCACGCCCAATCCTTCGAACTCATCCTCCGCGAAGGCGTCCCCCCCGAGCCCACCGTCGGCGACCTCGAAAAACTCCAGTCCTCCCTCGCCGCCTCCTCCGAAACCTTCGACGCCGTCCTCGGCATCGGCGGCGGCTCCGTCCTCGACGTCGCCAAACTCCTCGCCGCCCTCCACGGCCAGCCCGGCTCCGTCCGCACGTACTTCGGGATGCACCTGCTCCCTCCGCGCCGCGTCCCGCTGATCTGTCTTCCCTCGACCTCCGGCGCCGGCAGCGAAGTTTCTCCCAACGCCATCCTCTACGACGAGGACGCGAAACTCAAAAAAGCCGTCATCAGCCAATGGCTCGTCCCCGACGCCGCCTTCGTCGATCCGCAACTCACCGTAACGCTCCCGCCCGCCACCACCGCCGCCACCGGCATCGACGCGCTCTCCCACTGCCTCGAAGCCTACGCCAACCGCGCCGCCCACCCCACCGTCGATCTCTACGCCCTCGAAGGCATCCGCCTCCTGTCCACTTCGCTCAAAAAAGCCGTCCGCCACGGCGCCGACCTCGACGCCCGCGCCGCCTGCGCCCTCGGCAGTCTCTACGGCGGTCTCTGCCTCGGCCCCGTGAATACCGCCGCCGTCCACGCCCTCTCCTACCCGCTCGGCTCCGAATTCCGCCTCGCCCACGGCCTGGCCAACGCCCTGCTCCTCCCGCACGTCGTGCGCTTCAATCTTCCCGCCGCCCCCGCCCGCTACGCCGCCATCGCCCGCGCCCTCGGCGTCTCCGCGCCCGCCGGCACAGCCGACGAAACAGTCGCCGCCCTCGGCGTCGAAAAACTTTTCTCACTCAACGCCGCCTGCGGTCTGCCCTCCAGGCTCTCCGCCGTCGGCGTCCCATCCGACGCGATTCCACGCATGGCCGTGGACGCCCTGAAGATCACCAGACTCCTGAAAAACAACCCGCGCGAGGTCACTCTCGCCGACGCCGAAACCATCTACCGAGCAGCTTTTTGA
- a CDS encoding dihydrodipicolinate synthase family protein: MVKSTKHRGVIVPMATPFTSSGVLDQPAAERLVAHLATNDIGVFVLGTTGEAASIAPACRARLIEIAVKTAAGRVPVYAGLSDNCVASSIEAGRNWLRLGVDAVVATLPSYYLLNPAEMQACYELLAREIKGAFILYNIPSTTRMSIPLDVVQRLSEIPNIVGFKDSENVPGRLEKTAELFSKNPNFSIFMGAAVLSAQALRAGFDGLVPSSGNIAPALWRDLFNASLESRWEQAEELQRRADAVARVFQRDRSLGQSLAALKVCLETLGLCGPAVLPPLLPLDEAGRATVQRELAALDLAPVSAR, translated from the coding sequence ATGGTCAAATCCACCAAACACCGCGGCGTCATCGTTCCGATGGCCACGCCCTTCACTTCATCCGGCGTTCTCGATCAACCAGCCGCCGAGCGCCTCGTCGCCCATCTCGCGACCAACGACATCGGCGTCTTCGTCCTCGGCACCACCGGTGAAGCCGCGTCCATTGCTCCCGCCTGCCGCGCCCGCCTCATCGAGATCGCTGTCAAAACCGCCGCCGGCCGCGTCCCCGTTTACGCCGGTCTCTCCGATAACTGCGTCGCCAGCTCCATCGAAGCCGGTCGCAACTGGCTCCGCCTCGGAGTCGACGCCGTCGTCGCCACGCTCCCGTCTTACTACCTGCTCAACCCTGCCGAGATGCAGGCCTGCTACGAGCTCCTCGCCCGCGAAATTAAAGGCGCCTTCATCCTCTACAACATCCCCTCGACCACCCGCATGTCGATCCCCCTCGACGTGGTCCAGCGCCTCAGCGAGATCCCCAACATCGTTGGCTTCAAAGACTCTGAAAACGTCCCCGGCCGCCTCGAAAAAACCGCCGAGCTTTTCTCAAAGAATCCAAATTTCTCCATCTTCATGGGCGCCGCCGTCCTCTCCGCCCAAGCCCTCCGCGCTGGCTTCGACGGCCTCGTTCCCAGCTCTGGCAACATCGCCCCCGCTCTCTGGCGCGATCTCTTCAACGCCTCCCTTGAATCCCGCTGGGAACAAGCCGAAGAACTCCAGCGCCGCGCCGATGCGGTCGCCCGCGTTTTCCAACGCGACCGCTCCCTCGGCCAGTCGCTCGCCGCGCTGAAGGTCTGTCTCGAAACACTCGGCCTCTGCGGCCCCGCCGTCCTACCTCCGCTTCTTCCACTCGACGAAGCCGGCCGCGCCACCGTCCAACGCGAGCTCGCCGCCCTCGATCTCGCTCCCGTCTCCGCGCGATGA
- a CDS encoding four-carbon acid sugar kinase family protein — MTASPIVVLADDLTGAAEICAIGRAHGLNAVVALSTESLPRDVSLLVFDTDSRLNTPTEAAHKVRHIIDHLPSGWNTRVFKKTDSVLRGPVVAELEAAAAALHTDRVLLAPANPSLGRKIQDSLYTVNGTALDKTAFAHDPHHPAHSAHVAALLGPTTILPLVLARPAMTLPSTGLIVAEAASPDDVAHWASRLQPGTLPAGGADFFQAYLASLGLTPASASEQSIALPAGPSLIISGTTSTAGQTLRQTARDSGLPVFPIPPSLLNAGESFETIVKSWSDNIRRALITQGIAIAVVDQPLSDSPQISSAIRRAFARMATLLDQHRAFHHLLVDGGATAAAVTRSLAWHQLSTAAIWAPGVVSLQPLAAPDVLLTLKPGSYSWPAPLWEKLLARSTPSSVS, encoded by the coding sequence ATGACCGCCTCGCCCATCGTCGTTCTCGCCGACGATCTCACCGGCGCCGCCGAGATCTGCGCCATCGGCCGCGCCCATGGCCTCAACGCCGTCGTCGCCCTCTCCACCGAATCGCTCCCGCGCGACGTCAGCCTTCTCGTCTTCGACACCGACTCCCGCCTCAACACGCCCACCGAGGCCGCGCACAAAGTCCGCCACATCATCGACCACCTGCCGTCCGGCTGGAACACGCGCGTATTCAAAAAAACCGACTCCGTCCTCCGCGGCCCCGTCGTCGCCGAACTCGAAGCCGCCGCCGCGGCGCTCCACACTGATCGCGTTCTCCTCGCGCCCGCCAACCCATCCCTCGGCCGCAAAATTCAGGACTCGCTCTACACGGTCAACGGCACCGCCCTCGATAAAACCGCCTTCGCCCACGACCCGCACCACCCCGCGCACTCCGCCCACGTCGCCGCCCTTCTCGGCCCGACGACAATACTTCCGCTCGTCCTCGCCCGCCCCGCGATGACGCTCCCATCCACCGGCCTCATCGTCGCCGAAGCCGCCTCGCCCGACGACGTCGCCCACTGGGCCTCGCGCCTTCAGCCCGGCACTCTCCCCGCCGGCGGCGCCGACTTTTTCCAAGCCTACCTCGCCAGCCTCGGCCTGACTCCCGCCAGCGCCTCAGAACAATCCATCGCGCTCCCCGCCGGCCCCAGCCTCATCATCTCCGGCACCACCAGCACCGCCGGCCAGACCCTCCGCCAGACCGCCCGCGATTCCGGCCTCCCCGTTTTCCCGATTCCTCCGTCACTCCTGAACGCCGGCGAATCCTTCGAGACCATCGTCAAAAGCTGGTCCGATAACATCCGCCGCGCCCTCATCACCCAGGGCATCGCCATCGCCGTCGTCGATCAACCGCTCAGCGACTCTCCGCAAATTTCCTCCGCCATCCGCCGCGCCTTCGCCCGCATGGCCACGCTCCTCGACCAGCACCGCGCCTTCCATCACCTCCTCGTCGATGGTGGCGCCACCGCCGCCGCCGTCACCCGCTCGCTCGCCTGGCACCAACTCTCCACCGCCGCCATCTGGGCGCCCGGCGTCGTCTCCCTTCAACCGCTCGCCGCGCCCGACGTCCTCCTCACGCTCAAACCCGGCAGCTATTCCTGGCCCGCCCCTCTCTGGGAAAAACTCCTCGCGCGCTCCACGCCGTCCTCCGTTTCCTGA
- the pdxA gene encoding 4-hydroxythreonine-4-phosphate dehydrogenase PdxA translates to MSSATLPILAITLGDPAGTGPEIIAKALALPEIHTICRPLIVGDAAVLTQALRFVNSSLKVRAFASVAEATYSPDTIAVLDLKNVELAKLQLGKVDAMAGQAAYEYVKHAAELALAGEVAAIVTSALNKAAMNLAGHHYDGHTGLLAEVCKSPGATMMLVAEKLRVSHVSTHVPLRVAIDRVRPERILKVLQLTHDAVKKLGIEKPKIAVAGLNPHAGENGLFGDDEQKFIEPAIAEGRARGFDVSGPYAGDTVFFRVLQGEFDAGIAMYHDQGHVAAKMLGIWRGVNVTLGLPIIRTSVEHGTDFANVGTGRGDPRSLVEAIKLAATMAKNRAPITVP, encoded by the coding sequence ATGTCGTCCGCCACTCTTCCGATCCTCGCCATCACACTCGGCGATCCCGCCGGCACCGGCCCCGAGATCATCGCAAAAGCCCTCGCACTCCCCGAGATCCACACGATCTGCCGTCCGCTAATCGTCGGCGACGCCGCCGTCCTCACGCAGGCACTACGCTTCGTTAACTCCTCTCTCAAGGTCCGCGCCTTCGCTTCCGTCGCCGAAGCCACCTACTCGCCCGACACCATCGCCGTTCTCGATCTCAAAAACGTCGAGCTCGCCAAACTCCAGCTCGGCAAAGTCGACGCCATGGCCGGCCAGGCCGCCTACGAGTACGTGAAACACGCCGCCGAACTCGCCCTCGCCGGTGAAGTCGCCGCCATTGTCACCTCCGCGCTCAACAAAGCCGCCATGAATCTCGCCGGCCATCACTACGATGGACACACCGGCCTGCTCGCCGAGGTCTGCAAATCTCCTGGCGCCACGATGATGCTCGTCGCCGAAAAACTCCGCGTCAGCCACGTCTCCACCCACGTCCCGCTCCGCGTCGCCATCGACCGCGTCCGTCCCGAGCGCATCCTCAAAGTTCTCCAGCTCACGCACGACGCCGTTAAAAAACTCGGCATCGAAAAACCAAAAATCGCCGTCGCCGGCCTCAATCCACACGCCGGCGAAAACGGCCTCTTCGGCGACGACGAACAAAAATTCATCGAGCCCGCCATCGCCGAGGGCCGCGCCCGCGGCTTCGACGTCTCCGGCCCTTACGCAGGCGACACCGTTTTCTTCCGCGTGCTCCAAGGCGAATTCGACGCTGGCATCGCCATGTACCACGACCAAGGCCACGTCGCTGCCAAGATGCTCGGCATCTGGCGCGGCGTGAACGTCACCCTCGGCCTCCCAATCATCCGCACCTCCGTCGAACACGGCACCGATTTCGCCAATGTCGGCACCGGCCGCGGCGACCCGCGCAGCCTCGTCGAAGCGATAAAACTCGCCGCGACGATGGCGAAAAACCGCGCGCCCATCACCGTTCCGTAA